Proteins encoded in a region of the Bacillus sp. T3 genome:
- a CDS encoding MFS transporter — MPRALWLLVIGMAVNVTGASFLWPLNSIYIHDHLGKSMTIAGFVLMLNSAASVAGNLVGGYLFDKLGGYRSILLGIIISVVAMLGLSVWNSWPYYVIFLTIIGLGSGIVFPSMYAMAGSVWKEGGRKAFNAVYVATNLGVAVGSALGGMVAAISFQWIFLANAFLYVVFLLIAVLGYRGIQVEGLSQSKKQQFESKIKTDRSKLYSLLILCIGYALCWIGYCQWQATIGPYTQELGITLKEYSYLWTINGALIVLGQPILNKLMMYFAKTLKSQILTGTIIFALAFYIAAHAQQFTAFAVAMIVMTLGEMLVWPAVPTIADSLAPHGRAGFYQGIVNSAATWGRMIGPILGGMLVDIYGMDTLFIVMIILFILSLSTSLIFDKKLKGKNELISRSL; from the coding sequence ATGCCACGTGCCTTATGGCTTTTGGTAATTGGGATGGCTGTTAATGTAACTGGAGCATCATTTTTATGGCCATTAAATTCAATTTATATTCATGATCACCTAGGGAAATCAATGACGATTGCTGGATTTGTTCTAATGCTGAACTCGGCAGCTAGTGTTGCCGGAAATTTAGTTGGAGGCTATCTGTTCGATAAGCTTGGCGGTTATCGTTCAATTCTTTTGGGAATTATCATTTCTGTAGTCGCAATGTTAGGATTATCGGTCTGGAATAGCTGGCCATACTATGTTATTTTTCTAACGATTATTGGGTTGGGTTCTGGAATCGTTTTTCCATCCATGTATGCAATGGCGGGATCTGTTTGGAAGGAAGGTGGCCGGAAGGCGTTCAATGCGGTCTATGTTGCAACCAATTTGGGTGTCGCAGTAGGTTCTGCACTTGGCGGAATGGTCGCAGCTATTTCTTTTCAATGGATTTTCCTAGCCAATGCCTTTTTATATGTCGTTTTTTTATTGATTGCTGTTTTAGGATATCGAGGAATTCAAGTTGAGGGATTATCACAGAGTAAAAAACAGCAATTTGAAAGCAAGATAAAAACAGATCGTTCCAAGCTGTATTCTTTACTGATTCTATGTATCGGGTATGCCCTTTGCTGGATCGGCTATTGCCAATGGCAAGCAACTATCGGTCCCTACACACAAGAACTTGGCATCACGCTTAAAGAATATAGCTATCTTTGGACCATTAACGGCGCTTTAATTGTATTAGGTCAGCCTATTTTGAATAAACTGATGATGTATTTTGCCAAAACATTAAAATCGCAAATTTTGACTGGGACGATTATTTTTGCGCTGGCCTTCTATATTGCTGCACATGCACAGCAATTTACTGCTTTTGCAGTTGCCATGATTGTCATGACTCTTGGAGAAATGTTGGTTTGGCCAGCCGTGCCAACTATCGCTGATAGCTTAGCACCGCATGGGAGGGCTGGCTTTTATCAGGGGATTGTTAACAGTGCTGCGACCTGGGGCAGGATGATTGGCCCTATTCTTGGAGGTATGCTAGTCGATATTTACGGTATGGATACATTATTTATCGTAATGATTATCTTGTTTATTCTGTCTCTCTCTACATCGCTCATATTTGACAAAAAACTTAAAGGGAAGAATGAACTTATTTCAAGGTCATTATAA
- a CDS encoding transmembrane domain-containing protein has translation MKITTSSQMIYESETRAFIVDDFNQGRKKRMRYFKILLSILACFLFVLPHDTKAETTAPLLKMEELAIQIMPEYSYHPEDKNKEKPPLLVGLHGSLINNSQQPQKGQIEIPLPLKDKDFRIGYVADYNRDQTKMNEIKYEIDKAKGTISWTTSEVIQPGELYKFVIEYYTNDIKVDKKNHTLTYKFQSFADIGMVRVLFLEPLKSDSFSLTPAAESHQENGYGMNMFMYQYQGMKPGDIKEYSLKYQRTETKTTMDIMNEMGNKSAAKAEVKENKTLSTSVIIGVIGGLSVLIAGLILFILKRKTKKQKTSPEPKQLNVDLGKIDFETKKKKLRGMLLDGSITEEEYQQLLQKLAK, from the coding sequence ATGAAAATAACGACAAGCTCCCAGATGATTTACGAAAGTGAAACGAGAGCTTTTATCGTAGATGATTTTAACCAAGGAAGGAAGAAGAGGATGCGCTATTTTAAGATTTTACTTAGTATATTAGCCTGTTTCTTGTTTGTGCTACCACACGATACAAAAGCAGAAACGACTGCTCCACTCCTAAAAATGGAGGAGCTTGCTATTCAAATTATGCCAGAATATTCTTATCATCCTGAGGATAAGAACAAAGAGAAGCCCCCATTACTAGTTGGTCTACATGGATCATTAATCAACAATAGTCAGCAGCCTCAAAAAGGACAAATTGAAATACCGCTCCCACTTAAAGATAAGGATTTCCGAATTGGTTATGTCGCTGATTATAATCGTGACCAAACGAAAATGAACGAAATAAAATATGAAATTGATAAAGCGAAGGGCACGATATCTTGGACAACGAGTGAAGTAATCCAGCCAGGAGAATTATATAAATTTGTTATTGAGTACTATACAAATGACATTAAGGTTGATAAGAAAAACCATACCCTTACTTATAAATTTCAAAGCTTTGCCGATATTGGTATGGTTCGCGTCTTGTTTTTAGAACCTCTAAAATCCGATAGCTTTAGCTTAACGCCCGCAGCAGAATCACATCAAGAAAATGGGTACGGAATGAACATGTTTATGTACCAGTATCAAGGAATGAAACCCGGGGACATAAAAGAGTACTCATTGAAATATCAGCGTACTGAAACGAAGACAACAATGGACATTATGAATGAGATGGGAAATAAATCAGCAGCTAAAGCTGAAGTAAAAGAAAATAAAACACTTTCTACTAGTGTGATCATTGGGGTCATCGGAGGTTTAAGTGTGCTGATTGCAGGATTGATTCTGTTCATACTTAAAAGAAAAACTAAAAAGCAGAAGACATCTCCTGAACCAAAACAGTTGAATGTTGATTTAGGAAAAATAGATTTTGAAACGAAAAAGAAAAAGCTAAGAGGGATGCTCCTTGATGGAAGCATTACCGAAGAAGAGTATCAACAATTACTTCAAAAGCTTGCTAAATAG
- the pepV gene encoding dipeptidase PepV, translated as MQTFDWVKEVENRKSKLISDTQQLLHIKSVLNEEEAMPDAPLGKGIKEALDFMLQLGESDGFKIKNVGNLAGHIEFGAGEELVGILCHVDVVPEGDGWSSDPYAAEIRDGKIFARGAIDDKGPTIAAYYAMKIVKELGVPLNRRVRMIIGTDEESNWRCVDHYFQQEEMPTMGFAPDADFPIIHAEKGIADLDLVQSAKFEQVGELPIELLSFTSGRRYNMVPDFAKAELVAQQSQTDIVQCFNNFLKDNQLNGKQYVECGKLVLEVEGISAHGMEPNNGKNAGLFLARFLSDIKMDSQAAHFIQFVDQYFGNDSRGRALGVQYHDEISGDLTINVGKLSYSKDEGGRLGLNMRYPVTNQIADTKSNLESFLKDKDFVIENYSNSNPHYVEENDPLIQILQKVYEEQTGEKAELLAIGGGTYARSLKSGVAFGPLFPGREDIAHQKDEYIEIDDLLKATAIYAQAIYELTRGDETKRSV; from the coding sequence TTGCAAACATTTGATTGGGTTAAAGAGGTTGAAAATCGAAAGAGTAAGCTAATATCGGACACTCAACAACTTTTACATATAAAAAGCGTATTAAATGAAGAAGAGGCTATGCCGGATGCCCCACTAGGGAAAGGGATTAAAGAAGCATTGGATTTTATGCTCCAATTAGGTGAATCGGATGGTTTCAAGATAAAAAACGTAGGCAATTTAGCTGGTCATATTGAGTTTGGAGCAGGAGAAGAGTTAGTAGGGATTTTATGTCATGTCGATGTCGTGCCAGAGGGGGATGGCTGGAGCAGTGACCCGTATGCCGCGGAAATTCGTGATGGGAAGATTTTTGCACGAGGAGCTATTGATGATAAAGGGCCTACCATTGCTGCCTATTATGCGATGAAAATCGTCAAGGAGTTAGGTGTTCCATTGAATAGACGGGTTCGGATGATTATTGGAACCGATGAGGAAAGTAACTGGCGCTGTGTTGACCATTATTTTCAACAAGAGGAAATGCCGACGATGGGTTTTGCGCCTGATGCGGATTTTCCAATCATTCATGCTGAAAAAGGGATTGCGGATTTAGACCTTGTTCAAAGTGCTAAATTTGAACAAGTCGGAGAGCTTCCCATTGAGCTTTTATCATTCACATCTGGAAGAAGGTATAATATGGTTCCTGATTTTGCAAAAGCAGAATTAGTTGCCCAGCAATCCCAGACCGATATTGTGCAATGCTTTAATAACTTTTTAAAGGATAATCAATTAAACGGGAAGCAGTATGTTGAATGTGGCAAACTTGTCCTGGAAGTTGAGGGTATTTCCGCACATGGGATGGAGCCGAATAACGGGAAGAATGCCGGACTTTTCTTAGCTAGATTTTTATCGGATATAAAAATGGATTCTCAGGCAGCTCACTTTATTCAATTTGTTGATCAATATTTTGGTAATGATTCTCGTGGAAGAGCGCTTGGCGTTCAATATCATGATGAGATTTCAGGTGATTTGACCATTAATGTTGGAAAATTAAGCTATTCAAAGGATGAAGGTGGAAGATTAGGCTTAAATATGCGCTATCCTGTTACGAATCAAATCGCAGATACTAAATCAAATTTAGAGTCTTTTCTTAAGGATAAAGATTTCGTAATTGAAAATTACTCAAATTCGAATCCGCATTATGTAGAGGAGAATGATCCACTCATTCAAATTCTTCAAAAGGTGTATGAGGAACAAACAGGAGAAAAAGCGGAGCTTCTAGCCATCGGGGGCGGGACGTATGCACGTTCATTAAAGTCTGGAGTCGCATTTGGCCCATTATTCCCAGGGAGAGAGGACATTGCGCATCAGAAGGATGAATATATTGAAATTGATGATTTATTAAAGGCAACGGCAATTTATGCGCAAGCAATTTATGAGCTTACACGTGGTGACGAGACTAAAAGGAGTGTGTAA
- a CDS encoding TlpA disulfide reductase family protein has protein sequence MKKKIMQLSIILLAAVFIGLLLNGLNGKATSAEKGEQAPDFTLKDPSGKEYKLSDLRGEVVVVNYFTTWCEPCLDEAPELEAFNSEYKDAKLLVLAKGETSSRVKKYIDLSGSKLTYLLDTKEETAKAYNVVGQPGDADYQ, from the coding sequence ATGAAAAAAAAAATTATGCAGTTATCCATTATCCTACTAGCAGCAGTCTTTATCGGTCTTTTGCTCAATGGCTTAAACGGTAAAGCAACTTCTGCAGAAAAAGGGGAACAAGCCCCTGATTTTACTCTCAAGGATCCGAGTGGCAAGGAATATAAGCTTTCCGATTTAAGAGGGGAAGTAGTTGTTGTTAATTATTTTACGACCTGGTGTGAACCCTGCTTAGATGAAGCTCCTGAATTGGAGGCATTTAACAGTGAATATAAAGATGCGAAATTATTGGTTTTAGCAAAGGGAGAAACTTCTTCCAGGGTTAAGAAATATATCGATTTATCTGGATCAAAGCTTACGTATTTACTAGATACAAAAGAAGAAACAGCGAAGGCCTACAATGTTGTTGGTCAGCCAGGAGACGCTGATTATCAATGA
- a CDS encoding DeoR family transcriptional regulator, with product MKPSTNRMLNRIKSIYMFIQKNGTVSTQDLVEEFGITPRTIQRDLNVLAYNDLVESPSRGRWTTTHKKVKMSS from the coding sequence TTGAAACCTTCGACTAACCGAATGTTAAACCGTATCAAATCCATCTACATGTTTATTCAAAAAAATGGGACCGTATCGACACAGGACCTTGTTGAGGAATTTGGAATTACTCCTCGCACGATCCAAAGAGATTTAAATGTTTTGGCTTATAATGACTTAGTAGAAAGTCCCAGCCGCGGCAGATGGACAACAACTCATAAGAAGGTTAAAATGTCGTCTTAA
- a CDS encoding cytochrome c-type biogenesis protein CcmH gives MMKRVFMVTIFIVVMVPSLALAAFTVNSKEFRHVIEQLDMQGHADHELSTCTVKKVYYEEVIDMLNEGKSEEEIIQSYVDEYGQAALRTPGNDLGGILAWLMPAMGLVIGIVIVFITMKKITLKRSNQHEEIDVWQSEIDRELFEKTMDVERRKFF, from the coding sequence ATGATGAAAAGAGTCTTCATGGTGACGATTTTCATTGTCGTCATGGTCCCGTCACTAGCACTTGCAGCCTTTACGGTTAACTCAAAGGAATTTCGGCATGTCATTGAACAGTTGGATATGCAAGGGCATGCTGATCATGAACTATCAACCTGTACAGTAAAGAAGGTTTATTACGAGGAAGTAATCGACATGTTGAATGAAGGGAAATCAGAGGAAGAGATCATTCAATCCTATGTCGATGAATATGGTCAAGCTGCGCTAAGGACACCAGGAAACGATTTAGGAGGAATCCTCGCATGGCTTATGCCAGCAATGGGTCTTGTCATTGGAATTGTGATTGTGTTCATTACAATGAAAAAAATTACGTTAAAAAGGTCAAACCAGCACGAAGAGATCGATGTTTGGCAAAGTGAAATCGATCGTGAATTATTTGAAAAAACAATGGATGTAGAGCGACGAAAATTCTTTTAA
- a CDS encoding glycogen biosynthesis protein GlgD — protein sequence MKKRSKQNNPEQKTRNGINNQDLELGQDYDPVKTSKKKYEKSGGQPVKSKFHPEPEQSS from the coding sequence ATGAAAAAGCGCTCTAAACAAAATAACCCAGAACAAAAAACGCGAAATGGCATCAACAATCAAGATTTGGAACTAGGGCAAGATTACGATCCCGTGAAAACTTCGAAGAAAAAGTATGAAAAATCGGGTGGACAACCAGTGAAATCGAAATTTCATCCTGAACCCGAACAATCGTCATAA
- a CDS encoding ammonia-forming cytochrome c nitrite reductase subunit c552 yields the protein MARKLHWVYLSLVAVIMLISGCSGAEETKKAEELKTGLSKDEISNEAFKDLFPLQYDSYKKNEKMEDTKYSGSVKRSKFDQDKEPYLPILFNGYGFATEYNEDRGHIYANEDIRAVARITDKSVGSCLTCKSTAVPHMIEEMGEDYWGANFNSEIWPKAESMGHSPIGCSDCHDPETMDLRVTRPSFVKAMESKGVDMSKPTKNEMRSYVCGQCHVEYYFDATTSEVTFPWANGFKPEEMYQYYQTTAKEKGFEKDWISNVSGTPMLKAQHPDFETFSEGPHGKAQVACADCHMPYERVDGKKKISSHWWTSPLKTMKQSCGTCHTNRELDELEKRVIDIQDTHMEALHQAEDVSISSHYYVNKMITSGVAQDKIKAAQELVRKGQWYWDIVAAESSAGFHNPQGSMNSLRISLEASNEAIRIATEELVKKGVSIEELNGEIEKVKKAVTDEKDNFKKKDQAINSYFPAQQPPAAPAAPKNKMQ from the coding sequence ATGGCTAGGAAATTACATTGGGTCTATTTAAGCCTAGTCGCTGTCATCATGCTAATTTCAGGATGCTCAGGAGCTGAAGAGACAAAAAAAGCAGAAGAGCTAAAAACGGGATTATCAAAGGATGAAATTAGTAATGAAGCATTTAAGGATTTATTCCCGCTTCAATATGACAGCTACAAGAAGAATGAAAAAATGGAAGATACAAAATACAGTGGTTCCGTTAAGCGAAGTAAATTTGATCAGGATAAAGAACCGTATTTACCAATTCTTTTTAACGGTTACGGATTTGCAACTGAGTACAATGAAGATCGTGGTCACATCTATGCAAATGAGGATATCCGTGCGGTTGCACGTATTACAGATAAATCAGTAGGTTCTTGTTTAACCTGTAAATCAACTGCCGTTCCGCATATGATTGAGGAAATGGGTGAGGATTACTGGGGAGCGAACTTTAACAGTGAGATTTGGCCTAAAGCAGAATCAATGGGCCATTCACCAATTGGCTGTTCAGACTGTCACGATCCGGAAACAATGGATTTACGTGTGACTCGTCCAAGCTTCGTAAAAGCGATGGAATCAAAAGGCGTGGACATGTCTAAACCGACAAAAAATGAAATGCGTAGTTATGTCTGCGGACAGTGTCACGTAGAATACTACTTTGATGCAACTACGAGCGAAGTAACATTCCCTTGGGCAAATGGTTTCAAGCCTGAAGAAATGTATCAATACTACCAAACTACTGCTAAAGAAAAAGGTTTTGAGAAAGACTGGATTAGTAATGTTTCAGGTACTCCGATGTTAAAAGCACAACATCCTGATTTTGAAACCTTCTCAGAAGGACCTCACGGTAAAGCTCAAGTTGCTTGTGCTGACTGTCATATGCCTTATGAGCGTGTTGATGGTAAGAAGAAAATCAGTTCACACTGGTGGACATCTCCATTAAAAACGATGAAACAATCTTGTGGAACATGTCATACAAATCGTGAACTTGATGAATTAGAAAAACGTGTAATTGATATTCAAGATACACATATGGAAGCATTGCACCAAGCTGAAGATGTATCAATTTCTTCGCACTACTATGTAAATAAAATGATTACTTCTGGTGTTGCACAAGATAAAATCAAGGCAGCACAAGAACTAGTCCGTAAAGGTCAATGGTATTGGGATATTGTAGCGGCTGAAAGCTCAGCTGGATTCCATAACCCACAAGGTTCTATGAATTCTTTAAGAATTTCACTTGAAGCGTCTAACGAAGCGATTCGTATTGCAACAGAAGAGCTAGTTAAGAAGGGTGTAAGTATTGAAGAATTGAATGGTGAGATAGAAAAAGTTAAGAAGGCTGTAACAGATGAGAAGGATAACTTTAAAAAGAAAGATCAAGCAATCAATAGTTATTTCCCAGCTCAACAGCCCCCTGCAGCACCTGCTGCACCAAAAAATAAGATGCAATAA
- a CDS encoding sporulation protein Cse60 — MIQVKVFDYEHEKDLESEMNRFLEKLDEKKLLDIKYNVAAYQEDEEDQIYCFSAMVIYRA, encoded by the coding sequence ATGATCCAGGTGAAAGTATTCGATTATGAGCATGAAAAGGATTTAGAGAGTGAAATGAATCGGTTTTTAGAGAAATTGGACGAAAAAAAGCTGCTCGACATTAAATATAATGTGGCAGCCTATCAAGAGGACGAGGAGGATCAAATTTATTGTTTTTCAGCGATGGTTATTTACCGAGCATGA
- a CDS encoding TlpA family protein disulfide reductase has product MLLVSQETLIINEEGIIRERFSGPTTKEKLIEMIEKLH; this is encoded by the coding sequence ATGTTGTTGGTCAGCCAGGAGACGCTGATTATCAATGAAGAAGGCATCATTCGTGAGCGGTTCTCTGGACCAACGACGAAGGAAAAGCTGATTGAAATGATTGAAAAGCTTCATTAA
- a CDS encoding NapC/NirT family cytochrome c, whose product MLKKLLKMDKRLLLLIGLFIGIIVSVVTAKTLAYTDSAEFCKSCHIMNNVYDSFTDSTHAELACGSCHLPHDSLVSKYTFKAKSGLGHVYFNTLGEDKIPGVLHPTDGSKDAINHNCMSCHKSTLENVSHDAKESCTECHQSVPHGKGFKTEDFYKAPKPGELLENKGGTMNNG is encoded by the coding sequence ATGTTGAAAAAGTTGCTGAAAATGGACAAACGCTTGCTTCTATTGATTGGTTTATTTATAGGGATCATCGTCTCGGTGGTTACAGCTAAAACGTTGGCCTATACGGATTCTGCAGAGTTTTGTAAGAGCTGTCATATTATGAATAATGTTTATGACTCGTTCACAGATTCTACTCATGCGGAATTAGCTTGTGGGTCTTGCCACTTACCACACGATTCATTAGTGAGTAAATATACCTTCAAGGCCAAATCAGGTTTAGGGCATGTGTACTTTAATACATTAGGAGAGGATAAAATCCCAGGTGTATTACATCCAACAGATGGCTCGAAGGATGCAATTAATCACAATTGTATGAGCTGTCACAAAAGCACTTTAGAGAATGTTTCACATGATGCAAAGGAAAGTTGTACAGAATGTCATCAGTCTGTACCGCATGGAAAGGGATTTAAAACAGAGGATTTCTATAAAGCACCTAAACCAGGAGAGCTTTTAGAAAATAAGGGAGGTACGATGAATAATGGCTAG
- a CDS encoding heme lyase CcmF/NrfE family subunit, protein MMYILGNLSLYLGLVISIYSLIANFIGITKQKSKWLASAKAGVLSITFVTSIATFLLLFLLGTSQFQYKYVATYTNLDLSMVYKLTAFWAGNAGSLLLWLFLLSVYTGMVVLTKKRNDMIPYVTSVLLVNILFFFIVLIFSVNPFEMTKSIPADGKGLNPMLQNPGMVLHPVTLYMGYVGLAIPFAYGIAALIMKRMDADWIKITRRWTLTAWLFLTLGNIIGGWWAYLELGWGGYWAWDPVENASFLPWLTASAFLHSVMIQERKNMLHTWNISLIVISYLLTLFGTFLVRSGILTSVHAFGDTDLGTYFIIFMSFMTLLALYIVMSRYGLIKKESSPFQSYFSKESSFLLNNLILIAAAFAVMWGTMYPLVSEAITGTKVNVGAPYFNKVMAPIMLGLILLMAVCPLIAWQKASFNRFVKNMVGPIIVSVVFGFGLVLYGIRGGFAIVGLSSSVFMIATHIQEFWRGIRARRKATSENWATAAIRLMVKNQRRYGGYLVHIGVAILAVGVISSHAYSDEVLKTVNTGDSFTIGDYKLTFNSLSERTKGSNEIVHADMTVTYQGEKMGKIMPEKVFYDNWPEPSTEVEIKTNLKEDLYLVLSSWENRDKATFLVKVNPFVSWIWAGGFIMVLGIAVALIGGKTAIHRLNLQPLKRLEGVSK, encoded by the coding sequence ATGATGTATATATTAGGAAATCTTTCGTTATATCTCGGTCTCGTTATCTCGATTTATTCGTTAATCGCCAATTTTATTGGGATCACAAAACAAAAGTCGAAGTGGTTAGCCAGTGCAAAGGCTGGCGTATTATCAATCACTTTTGTAACGAGTATAGCGACTTTTCTTTTGCTCTTTCTGTTAGGAACGAGTCAATTTCAATACAAATACGTTGCAACTTACACAAATCTTGACCTATCAATGGTTTATAAACTGACAGCCTTTTGGGCAGGGAATGCCGGTTCATTGCTACTATGGTTGTTCTTGTTGTCTGTCTATACGGGAATGGTTGTTTTAACGAAGAAGCGAAATGACATGATTCCTTATGTGACGAGTGTTTTATTGGTAAATATTCTGTTCTTCTTTATTGTTCTAATTTTTAGTGTGAATCCATTTGAGATGACGAAAAGCATACCAGCAGACGGAAAAGGTTTAAATCCGATGCTGCAAAATCCAGGAATGGTCCTTCATCCTGTGACGTTATATATGGGCTATGTTGGTTTAGCTATACCATTTGCGTACGGGATTGCTGCATTGATTATGAAACGGATGGATGCAGATTGGATTAAGATAACGAGACGCTGGACACTAACCGCTTGGTTATTTTTAACATTAGGTAATATTATTGGTGGCTGGTGGGCATATTTAGAGCTTGGCTGGGGCGGCTATTGGGCTTGGGATCCTGTCGAAAATGCATCATTTCTCCCATGGCTGACAGCTTCTGCTTTTCTGCACTCGGTTATGATTCAAGAGCGGAAAAATATGCTTCACACCTGGAATATCAGTTTAATTGTTATTTCCTATTTGCTAACACTGTTCGGCACTTTCTTAGTGCGAAGCGGAATTTTAACAAGTGTTCATGCCTTTGGGGATACAGATCTTGGAACGTACTTTATCATTTTTATGTCTTTTATGACGTTATTGGCGCTTTATATCGTGATGTCTAGATATGGGCTAATTAAAAAAGAAAGCAGCCCGTTTCAGTCTTATTTTTCAAAAGAAAGTAGTTTCTTATTAAATAACCTTATCTTAATCGCTGCTGCATTTGCTGTAATGTGGGGAACCATGTATCCATTAGTATCGGAAGCGATTACTGGAACAAAGGTAAATGTAGGTGCACCGTATTTTAATAAGGTAATGGCGCCGATTATGCTCGGACTGATCCTGCTAATGGCTGTTTGTCCATTGATTGCCTGGCAGAAGGCTTCATTTAATCGGTTTGTAAAAAATATGGTTGGTCCAATTATTGTTTCTGTTGTTTTCGGATTCGGTCTTGTTTTGTACGGGATTCGTGGGGGATTTGCGATTGTCGGTTTATCCTCTTCAGTGTTCATGATTGCAACCCATATTCAAGAATTTTGGCGTGGAATAAGAGCGCGAAGAAAGGCGACAAGTGAAAATTGGGCAACTGCAGCAATCCGATTAATGGTCAAAAATCAACGGCGATATGGCGGATATTTAGTCCATATAGGAGTTGCCATTTTAGCCGTCGGTGTCATTTCATCGCATGCCTATTCAGATGAGGTTTTAAAGACAGTAAATACAGGCGATAGTTTCACGATTGGTGATTATAAATTGACTTTTAACAGCTTAAGTGAACGGACAAAAGGAAGTAATGAAATTGTTCATGCCGATATGACGGTCACTTATCAAGGTGAAAAAATGGGAAAAATCATGCCAGAAAAAGTCTTTTATGACAATTGGCCGGAGCCTTCTACAGAAGTCGAGATTAAAACGAATTTAAAGGAAGATTTATATCTTGTACTCAGCTCTTGGGAAAATCGAGACAAGGCTACCTTTCTAGTTAAGGTCAATCCATTTGTCAGTTGGATTTGGGCTGGGGGATTCATTATGGTGTTGGGAATTGCTGTTGCCTTAATAGGCGGAAAAACAGCAATCCATCGCTTAAACCTACAACCTTTGAAGCGATTGGAGGGCGTAAGTAAATGA
- a CDS encoding pseudouridine synthase has protein sequence MRIDKMLANLGFGSRKDVKQLLKSGVVQINNVVIKDSKQHVDPENDVVSLNGEVIEYRQFIYLMMNKPNGVISATEDSKDETVIDLLEMADCVFEPFPVGRLDKDTEGLLLLTNDGQLAHRLLSPKKHVPKMYYAVIDGVVTEADVEAFKQGVTLDDGYVTKPGKLNIIKSGIRSEIELTITEGKFHQVKRMFQAVDKRVVYLKRMTMGPLKLDEDLELGEYRELTEEEIEQLLNYQQK, from the coding sequence ATGAGAATCGATAAAATGTTAGCGAATCTCGGTTTTGGAAGTCGGAAGGATGTAAAGCAACTCCTTAAATCAGGGGTTGTTCAAATAAATAATGTAGTCATAAAGGATTCGAAACAGCATGTGGATCCAGAAAACGATGTTGTGTCACTGAATGGTGAGGTGATTGAATACCGCCAATTTATTTATTTGATGATGAATAAACCGAATGGAGTCATTTCAGCAACAGAGGATAGTAAGGATGAAACGGTAATCGATTTGTTGGAAATGGCTGATTGTGTTTTTGAGCCATTTCCGGTTGGTCGCCTTGATAAAGATACAGAGGGGTTGCTCCTTCTAACAAATGATGGGCAATTAGCCCATCGACTTCTGTCACCTAAAAAGCATGTTCCAAAAATGTATTACGCTGTCATTGATGGAGTAGTGACAGAAGCTGACGTGGAAGCCTTTAAACAAGGCGTGACCTTGGATGATGGATATGTCACTAAACCTGGTAAGCTAAACATCATTAAAAGCGGAATCCGCTCAGAAATTGAGCTGACCATTACTGAAGGGAAATTCCATCAGGTGAAAAGAATGTTCCAAGCCGTGGACAAACGAGTCGTTTATTTAAAAAGAATGACGATGGGCCCGCTCAAGCTGGATGAGGACTTGGAATTAGGTGAATATAGAGAACTAACCGAGGAAGAAATCGAACAATTATTAAATTATCAGCAAAAATAA
- a CDS encoding rhodanese-like domain-containing protein — MEELNIITPEELQKKIEAGEQLELVDVREDEEVATGMIPGAKHIKMGEIPMNLDYFDQDKEYILICRSSRRSENVGYFLHDHGVKVRNMVGGMLEWKGELVF; from the coding sequence ATGGAAGAATTAAATATTATTACTCCAGAAGAGCTACAAAAAAAGATTGAAGCTGGAGAACAATTAGAATTAGTGGATGTAAGAGAAGATGAAGAGGTTGCAACCGGAATGATTCCAGGTGCAAAGCATATCAAAATGGGCGAAATCCCAATGAATCTTGATTACTTTGATCAGGATAAAGAATATATTCTGATTTGCCGTTCAAGTCGTCGCAGCGAAAATGTAGGCTACTTCCTGCATGACCATGGCGTTAAAGTACGCAATATGGTCGGTGGAATGCTTGAATGGAAAGGTGAATTAGTGTTTTAA